In Labrus bergylta chromosome 6, fLabBer1.1, whole genome shotgun sequence, the following proteins share a genomic window:
- the cimap1d gene encoding outer dense fiber protein 3-like protein 2b → MTRFGRDGTPAYSMLGRVKTQKELLQTPGPGAYSPEKAPPCNLQRRPPSYTMSARTHYRSIDSVPAPNKYSLPPLMGPQVPNKPASASYTMSGRYSTGGPSVDLAKTPGPCRYNSTDPSVYLTRQPAFSMLGRHSLPRDATKKPGPGTYSPEKVIVHKARAPAFSLGIRHSEFVTPLVVNVSD, encoded by the exons ATGACTCGTTTTGGAAGGGATGGCACACCTGCATACTCAATGTTGGGAAGAGTGAAAACTCAGA agGAGCTACTCCAGACACCTGGTCCAGGTGCATACAGTCCTGAGAAAGCCCCACCATGCAACCTCCAGCGCAGACCTCCGTCCTACACAATGAGCGCTCGCACTCACTACCGAAGCATCGACTCAGTACCGGCTCCTAACAAGTACTCTCTCCCTCCACTCATGGGCCCTCAAGTCCCAAACAAGCCAGCCAGTGCCAGCTACACCATGTCAGGTAGATACAGCACAGGGGGACCATCTGTGGATTTAGCCAAGACACCAGGGCCTTGCAGATACAACAGCACAGACCCCAGTGTTTATCTAACCCGGCAGCCAGCATTTTCCATGCTGGGGCGTCACAGCTTACCCAGAGATGCTACCAAGAAACCAGGTCCTGGGACTTACAGTCCAGAAAAAGTGATTGTTCACAAAGCAAGAGCACCAGCCTTCTCCCTAGGCATCAGACACTCCGAATTTGTCACTCCACTGGTTGTCAATGTCTCAGACTGA
- the cks2 gene encoding cyclin-dependent kinases regulatory subunit 2: MSKKQIFYSDKYNDEEFEYRHVVLPKQLSKLVPTSHLMAEDEWRGLGVQQSQGWIHYMIHKPEPHILLFRRPLPKD; the protein is encoded by the exons ATGTcgaaaaaacagattttctatTCCGACAAGTACAACGACGAGGAGTTCGAGTACAG ACATGTGGTGCTTCCAAAGCAGCTGTCTAAACTGGTGCCCACCTCCCACCTGATGGCTGAAGACGAGTGGAGGGGACTGGGGGTGCAACAGAGCCAGGGCTGGATTCACTACATGATTCACAAACCAG AGCCACACATACTCCTTTTCAGAAGGCCTCTCCCAAAGGATTAA
- the shc2 gene encoding SHC-transforming protein 2 isoform X1: MLLKPKYGRFRNESVTSSDDLMQSLAMSGKVVATPVVPSSNPSLNLPPLDPSTRSSSSAGAAALADSPCLDGEQDATTTFCMLIPRMPQWKFSNSLLSRSPSNSSSSSSSSKDSGKASAAPSQSSVSLSSSSHRPGGVTSASGPVASLAAVLNSCDPVCVTPCSLQAIRGQRAVAAANSANSGGHRFGATEAMASPGGSSSVRSGMSRRTRVEGMWLGGEEITQKGNFIHKPSQGWLHPDKMIAGPGASYIVRYMGCIEVLKSMRSLDFNTRTQVTREAINRLCDAVPGGKGAWRKKAFNKALQSIMGKTNLRFAGMSIAVNISIDGLGLLIPTTRQVIAHHPMQSISFASGGDTDTPDYVAYVAKDPVNQRACHILECSDGLAQNVISTIGQAFELQFKQYLHSPPKTMASMDRSVRTEELMWGEEEESSEHDYYNSIPGKEPPVGGVVDSRLRTSGSMLGHIHTQPQASKTAAQMGSPARREPASYPPGQLCYELHWDTETTSGSGLTSDGYLCADGQAPGGRDYEEHQYVNTQSLENLEALAMGPDGHRGSRALDSPKKDLFDMRPFEDALKLHEACGGAAGSGVSTTAGGVRVMEDQWPSPPRRRAPVAPNEEQLRREAWYHSRMSRRDAERLLVRDGDFLVRESTTNQGQYVLTGMHCGLPKHLLLVDPEGVVRTKDMLFESISHLISYHLQNELPIVAAESELHLKQVVRKKQWILDYPMQNLQKT; the protein is encoded by the exons ATGCTCCTTAAGCCAAAGTATGGCCGCTTCCGCAACGAGTCTGTGACCTCCTCCGACGACCTGATGCAGAGCTTAGCCATGAGCGGCAAAGTTGTGGCCACACCGGTGGTCCCCTCCTCCAACCCGAGCCTCAATCTGCCTCCTCTGGATCCCAGTACcagatcctcctcctctgctgggGCTGCAGCTCTGGCCGACTCACCCTGCCTGGACGGGGAACAGGATGCCACCACTACCTTTTGCATGCTCATCCCAAGGATGCCCCAGTGGAAGTTCTCAAACTCTCTGCTTAGTCGGAGCCCATCCAACTCCAGCTCTAGCTCCAGTTCTAGCAAGGACTCAGGGAAAGCTTCAGCAGCTCCTTCCCAGAGCTCTGTCTCCCTTTCCTCATCATCACACAGGCCTGGTGGTGTGACCTCTGCCAGTGGCCCTGTGGCCAGTCTTGCAGCAGTGCTTAACTCCTGTGACCCTGTGTGTGTCACCCCCTGTTCTTTGCAGGCCATTCGGGGACAGAGAGCAGTTGCAGCGgcaaattctgcaaattcaggaGGGCACAGATTTGGGGCCACAGAGGCAATGGCGAGCCCTGGGGGATCCAGCAGTGTCAGGTCAGGAATGAGCCGCCGGACAAGGGTGGAGGGCATGTGGCTTGGGGGAGAGGAAATCACCCAGAAGGGAAACTTTATCCACAAACCCTCTCAAGGCTGGCTGCACCCTGACAAGATGATTGCAGGACCAGGGGCCTCTTATATCGTAAGG tACATGGGCTGTATTGAAGTACTGAAGTCAATGCGTTCCCTGGATTTCAACACACGGACTCAGGTGACGAG GGAGGCCATCAACAGGCTGTGTGATGCTGTGCCAGGAGGAAAGGGAGCTTGGAGGAAGAAG GCTTTTAACAAAGCTCTCCAGTCCATCATGGGAAAGACTAACCTGAGATTTGCAGGCATGAGTATTGCAGTGAATATTTCCATAGATGGACTTGGTCTTCTTATCCCCACTACGAGACAG GTGATAGCACACCATCCCATGCAGTCTATCTCCTTTGCCTCAGGGGGCGACACG GACACACCTGATTATGTTGCGTATGTGGCCAAAGACCCGGTGAATCAGAGAG CGTGTCACATCCTGGAGTGCTCAGACGGTTTAGCGCAGAATGTCATCAGCACTATTGGACAAGCCTTTGAACTGCAGTTCAAACAGTACCTACACAGTCCTCCCAAAACCATGGCATCTATGGACAG GTCTGTCAGGACAGAAGAGCTGAtgtggggggaggaggaggagtcctCTGAACATGACTACTACAACAGCATCCCAGGGAAGGAGCCTCCTGTTGGAGGAGTGGTGGACTCCAGACTGAGGACCAGTGGATCAATGCTGGGTCACATCCACACCCAACCACAGGCAAGCAAGACAGCAGCACAG ATGGGCTCACCAGCCAGGAGGGAGCCAGCATCTTATCCTCCTGGTCAGCTGTGCTATGAACTTCACTGGGACACAGAGACAACCAGCGGCTCAG GTCTGACATCAGATGGGTACCTGTGTGCAGATGGACAGGCACCAGGCGGCAGAGATTATGAAGAGCATCAGTACGTTAACACCCAGAGTCTGGAAAATCTGGAAGCACTAGCCATGGGTCCTGATGGACACAGAGGGTCCAGGGCCCTGGACAGCCCAAAAAAGGACCTCTTTGACATGA GGCCCTTTGAGGATGCTCTGAAGCTCCACGAGGCCTGTGGTGGAGCTGCCGGGTCCGGTGTATCCACTACAGCAGGAGGAGTTCGAGTCATGGAGGACCAGTGGCCCAGTCCTCCACGTCGTCGAGCTCCTGTTGCCCCAAATGAGGAGCAGCTCCGCAGGGAGGCGTGGTACCACAGCCGCATGAGCAGGCGAGATGCAGAGAGACTCCTGGTCCGGGATGGAGATTTCTTGGTCCGGGAGAGCACCACCAACCAAGGACAATATGTGCTAACCGGAATGCACTGTGGTCTCCCCAAACATCTGCTGCTTGTGGACCCTGAGGGAGTG GTCAGAACCAAAGACATGCTATTCGAGAGCATTAGCCACCTCATCTCATACCACCTGCAGAATGAGCTGCCTATTGTAGCAGCAGAGAGCGAGCTCCACCTCAAACAGGTGGTCAGGAAGAAACA
- the shc2 gene encoding SHC-transforming protein 2 isoform X2, with protein MLLKPKYGRFRNESVTSSDDLMQSLAMSGKVVATPVVPSSNPSLNLPPLDPSTRSSSSAGAAALADSPCLDGEQDATTTFCMLIPRMPQWKFSNSLLSRSPSNSSSSSSSSKDSGKASAAPSQSSVSLSSSSHRPGGVTSASGPVASLAAVLNSCDPVCVTPCSLQAIRGQRAVAAANSANSGGHRFGATEAMASPGGSSSVRSGMSRRTRVEGMWLGGEEITQKGNFIHKPSQGWLHPDKMIAGPGASYIVRYMGCIEVLKSMRSLDFNTRTQVTREAINRLCDAVPGGKGAWRKKAFNKALQSIMGKTNLRFAGMSIAVNISIDGLGLLIPTTRQVIAHHPMQSISFASGGDTDTPDYVAYVAKDPVNQRACHILECSDGLAQNVISTIGQAFELQFKQYLHSPPKTMASMDRSVRTEELMWGEEEESSEHDYYNSIPGKEPPVGGVVDSRLRTSGSMLGHIHTQPQASKTAAQMGSPARREPASYPPGQLCYELHWDTETTSGSGLTSDGYLCADGQAPGGRDYEEHQYVNTQSLENLEALAMGPDGHRGSRALDSPKKDLFDMRPFEDALKLHEACGGAAGSGVSTTAGGVRVMEDQWPSPPRRRAPVAPNEEQLRREAWYHSRMSRRDAERLLVRDGDFLVRESTTNQGQYVLTGMHCGLPKHLLLVDPEGVVRTKDMLFESISHLISYHLQNELPIVAAESELHLKQVVRKKQ; from the exons ATGCTCCTTAAGCCAAAGTATGGCCGCTTCCGCAACGAGTCTGTGACCTCCTCCGACGACCTGATGCAGAGCTTAGCCATGAGCGGCAAAGTTGTGGCCACACCGGTGGTCCCCTCCTCCAACCCGAGCCTCAATCTGCCTCCTCTGGATCCCAGTACcagatcctcctcctctgctgggGCTGCAGCTCTGGCCGACTCACCCTGCCTGGACGGGGAACAGGATGCCACCACTACCTTTTGCATGCTCATCCCAAGGATGCCCCAGTGGAAGTTCTCAAACTCTCTGCTTAGTCGGAGCCCATCCAACTCCAGCTCTAGCTCCAGTTCTAGCAAGGACTCAGGGAAAGCTTCAGCAGCTCCTTCCCAGAGCTCTGTCTCCCTTTCCTCATCATCACACAGGCCTGGTGGTGTGACCTCTGCCAGTGGCCCTGTGGCCAGTCTTGCAGCAGTGCTTAACTCCTGTGACCCTGTGTGTGTCACCCCCTGTTCTTTGCAGGCCATTCGGGGACAGAGAGCAGTTGCAGCGgcaaattctgcaaattcaggaGGGCACAGATTTGGGGCCACAGAGGCAATGGCGAGCCCTGGGGGATCCAGCAGTGTCAGGTCAGGAATGAGCCGCCGGACAAGGGTGGAGGGCATGTGGCTTGGGGGAGAGGAAATCACCCAGAAGGGAAACTTTATCCACAAACCCTCTCAAGGCTGGCTGCACCCTGACAAGATGATTGCAGGACCAGGGGCCTCTTATATCGTAAGG tACATGGGCTGTATTGAAGTACTGAAGTCAATGCGTTCCCTGGATTTCAACACACGGACTCAGGTGACGAG GGAGGCCATCAACAGGCTGTGTGATGCTGTGCCAGGAGGAAAGGGAGCTTGGAGGAAGAAG GCTTTTAACAAAGCTCTCCAGTCCATCATGGGAAAGACTAACCTGAGATTTGCAGGCATGAGTATTGCAGTGAATATTTCCATAGATGGACTTGGTCTTCTTATCCCCACTACGAGACAG GTGATAGCACACCATCCCATGCAGTCTATCTCCTTTGCCTCAGGGGGCGACACG GACACACCTGATTATGTTGCGTATGTGGCCAAAGACCCGGTGAATCAGAGAG CGTGTCACATCCTGGAGTGCTCAGACGGTTTAGCGCAGAATGTCATCAGCACTATTGGACAAGCCTTTGAACTGCAGTTCAAACAGTACCTACACAGTCCTCCCAAAACCATGGCATCTATGGACAG GTCTGTCAGGACAGAAGAGCTGAtgtggggggaggaggaggagtcctCTGAACATGACTACTACAACAGCATCCCAGGGAAGGAGCCTCCTGTTGGAGGAGTGGTGGACTCCAGACTGAGGACCAGTGGATCAATGCTGGGTCACATCCACACCCAACCACAGGCAAGCAAGACAGCAGCACAG ATGGGCTCACCAGCCAGGAGGGAGCCAGCATCTTATCCTCCTGGTCAGCTGTGCTATGAACTTCACTGGGACACAGAGACAACCAGCGGCTCAG GTCTGACATCAGATGGGTACCTGTGTGCAGATGGACAGGCACCAGGCGGCAGAGATTATGAAGAGCATCAGTACGTTAACACCCAGAGTCTGGAAAATCTGGAAGCACTAGCCATGGGTCCTGATGGACACAGAGGGTCCAGGGCCCTGGACAGCCCAAAAAAGGACCTCTTTGACATGA GGCCCTTTGAGGATGCTCTGAAGCTCCACGAGGCCTGTGGTGGAGCTGCCGGGTCCGGTGTATCCACTACAGCAGGAGGAGTTCGAGTCATGGAGGACCAGTGGCCCAGTCCTCCACGTCGTCGAGCTCCTGTTGCCCCAAATGAGGAGCAGCTCCGCAGGGAGGCGTGGTACCACAGCCGCATGAGCAGGCGAGATGCAGAGAGACTCCTGGTCCGGGATGGAGATTTCTTGGTCCGGGAGAGCACCACCAACCAAGGACAATATGTGCTAACCGGAATGCACTGTGGTCTCCCCAAACATCTGCTGCTTGTGGACCCTGAGGGAGTG GTCAGAACCAAAGACATGCTATTCGAGAGCATTAGCCACCTCATCTCATACCACCTGCAGAATGAGCTGCCTATTGTAGCAGCAGAGAGCGAGCTCCACCTCAAACAGGTGGTCAGGAAGAAACAGTGA
- the shc2 gene encoding SHC-transforming protein 2 isoform X3: protein MASPGGSSSVRSGMSRRTRVEGMWLGGEEITQKGNFIHKPSQGWLHPDKMIAGPGASYIVRYMGCIEVLKSMRSLDFNTRTQVTREAINRLCDAVPGGKGAWRKKAFNKALQSIMGKTNLRFAGMSIAVNISIDGLGLLIPTTRQVIAHHPMQSISFASGGDTDTPDYVAYVAKDPVNQRACHILECSDGLAQNVISTIGQAFELQFKQYLHSPPKTMASMDRSVRTEELMWGEEEESSEHDYYNSIPGKEPPVGGVVDSRLRTSGSMLGHIHTQPQASKTAAQMGSPARREPASYPPGQLCYELHWDTETTSGSGLTSDGYLCADGQAPGGRDYEEHQYVNTQSLENLEALAMGPDGHRGSRALDSPKKDLFDMRPFEDALKLHEACGGAAGSGVSTTAGGVRVMEDQWPSPPRRRAPVAPNEEQLRREAWYHSRMSRRDAERLLVRDGDFLVRESTTNQGQYVLTGMHCGLPKHLLLVDPEGVVRTKDMLFESISHLISYHLQNELPIVAAESELHLKQVVRKKQWILDYPMQNLQKT from the exons ATGGCGAGCCCTGGGGGATCCAGCAGTGTCAGGTCAGGAATGAGCCGCCGGACAAGGGTGGAGGGCATGTGGCTTGGGGGAGAGGAAATCACCCAGAAGGGAAACTTTATCCACAAACCCTCTCAAGGCTGGCTGCACCCTGACAAGATGATTGCAGGACCAGGGGCCTCTTATATCGTAAGG tACATGGGCTGTATTGAAGTACTGAAGTCAATGCGTTCCCTGGATTTCAACACACGGACTCAGGTGACGAG GGAGGCCATCAACAGGCTGTGTGATGCTGTGCCAGGAGGAAAGGGAGCTTGGAGGAAGAAG GCTTTTAACAAAGCTCTCCAGTCCATCATGGGAAAGACTAACCTGAGATTTGCAGGCATGAGTATTGCAGTGAATATTTCCATAGATGGACTTGGTCTTCTTATCCCCACTACGAGACAG GTGATAGCACACCATCCCATGCAGTCTATCTCCTTTGCCTCAGGGGGCGACACG GACACACCTGATTATGTTGCGTATGTGGCCAAAGACCCGGTGAATCAGAGAG CGTGTCACATCCTGGAGTGCTCAGACGGTTTAGCGCAGAATGTCATCAGCACTATTGGACAAGCCTTTGAACTGCAGTTCAAACAGTACCTACACAGTCCTCCCAAAACCATGGCATCTATGGACAG GTCTGTCAGGACAGAAGAGCTGAtgtggggggaggaggaggagtcctCTGAACATGACTACTACAACAGCATCCCAGGGAAGGAGCCTCCTGTTGGAGGAGTGGTGGACTCCAGACTGAGGACCAGTGGATCAATGCTGGGTCACATCCACACCCAACCACAGGCAAGCAAGACAGCAGCACAG ATGGGCTCACCAGCCAGGAGGGAGCCAGCATCTTATCCTCCTGGTCAGCTGTGCTATGAACTTCACTGGGACACAGAGACAACCAGCGGCTCAG GTCTGACATCAGATGGGTACCTGTGTGCAGATGGACAGGCACCAGGCGGCAGAGATTATGAAGAGCATCAGTACGTTAACACCCAGAGTCTGGAAAATCTGGAAGCACTAGCCATGGGTCCTGATGGACACAGAGGGTCCAGGGCCCTGGACAGCCCAAAAAAGGACCTCTTTGACATGA GGCCCTTTGAGGATGCTCTGAAGCTCCACGAGGCCTGTGGTGGAGCTGCCGGGTCCGGTGTATCCACTACAGCAGGAGGAGTTCGAGTCATGGAGGACCAGTGGCCCAGTCCTCCACGTCGTCGAGCTCCTGTTGCCCCAAATGAGGAGCAGCTCCGCAGGGAGGCGTGGTACCACAGCCGCATGAGCAGGCGAGATGCAGAGAGACTCCTGGTCCGGGATGGAGATTTCTTGGTCCGGGAGAGCACCACCAACCAAGGACAATATGTGCTAACCGGAATGCACTGTGGTCTCCCCAAACATCTGCTGCTTGTGGACCCTGAGGGAGTG GTCAGAACCAAAGACATGCTATTCGAGAGCATTAGCCACCTCATCTCATACCACCTGCAGAATGAGCTGCCTATTGTAGCAGCAGAGAGCGAGCTCCACCTCAAACAGGTGGTCAGGAAGAAACA